CTATCTGCTTTATTAAGCGGTGTTTTGATTAGTATTTTTCAATCATCTGTACAAATTAATGAACCAACATTCTCTTTTATACCAAAAATTATATCAGTATTTTTTTCTTTTATAGTATTTGGACCTTGGATGTTACAATTAACCCTTAATTATATAAAAAATATTTTTCATATAATATCACTTATTAATTAATAACCATGATAAACAATTTATTTTACCACTTTATTCCTGTAGTTACAAGTAAAATTGTATTAATAATGACTCGAATTTTTTCAGTATTAAATTATTCTAAAATATTTAATAATATGCATGTTAATATAACTACAAAAATTATTTTAGTTTATTTAATTAGCAATTTATTAACTCCATTTATCTCTGATTTTCAGTATAGTATTTATACTATAGATTTTTTTGTTGCTTTATTTTATCAAGTATTAATAGGAATTATGATTGGTTTTTTACTTCAGTGTTTATCTGTTTGTATGATTTTTATTGGAGAAATTATTAGTTCTCAAACTGGTTTATCTTTTTCTGTTTTTTTTAATTTAGGTTATAGTTTTTATTCTGTTGTTATATCACGTATATTAAATATTTTTTTTTTATTTTTATTTTTTATATACAACGCTCATCTGAATTTAGTTGTTTTTTTAGTAAAAAGTTTTTATGTATTTCCTTTACATGAGAAATTTGTTGATCAAAGTGTTTTTTTTTCTCTTATAAAATTTTTTAGTAATATTTTTATTAGTGGAATACGAAGTGTTTTACCTATCTTATTTTTTTTTTTAATTTTCTATATAGCATTTATGATGTTTAACCGTTTATCACCTAATTCATCATTATTTTCTTCTTTTTTAATTATTATTTTTATTTGTGGTTTAATTTTATTAAAATATTCTATTTATCATTTATATTTTTTAGGTAAATTTATTATTAAACACTTATTTAATTATTTAAAAGATTATATTGTACAATACCTTTCTAATTAATTATATTTGTTATATATAAATATTTTAAAAATTTTAATTTATTCATATAAATAGTATTTTTTTTATATTGTAAAATAAAATATTTATAAAATATTATTTCTGGAGATCTAAAATAGATCTCCAGTAAAAAATAAAATTATAAGTATTTGATCCTATATTTTAATTATTTTATTTTTTTTTCTTCATATAAATAATGTTTTTTTAATATTGGATCATATTTTTTGAGTTTTAATTTATTAACTTGATTTCTTTTATTTTTAGTAGTAGTGTAATAATGTTTACTTCCGCTTGTAGAAATTAATTTTATTTTAATTCTGTTGCTTTTAGCCATTTTTTTCTCTTTTTATATAATATATTTTTTATATATTTCTGAAATTCCAAATTTATTTATCATCCTTAATCCTTTTGCTGATATTCTTATTCTGACTGATTTTTTTTCCTCAGGAATCCAAAATTTATGATATTGTATATTTAAAGAAAATTTTTTTTTAGTAGCATTCATTGAATGTGAACGATTTTGTCCTAACATTGATTTTTTTTTAGTAATTTGACATATTTTTGACATAGTTATCATCTCATATTTTTTTAAATTATTAATATAAATTAAAATTAAACATTTATTTATTACTATATTATTTTTTTAAATTTTAATAATTTTTTTGAAACTTATTTTTTTTTTTATATCTATCAATTGAATTTTTAATTTCTAATTTTGCTTCTTTTGCGTTTTTCCATCCTTTTATTATTACTGTTTTATTTTTCTCTAATTTTTTATAGTTTTTAAAAAAATGAATAATTTGTTTTTTTAATAAAATAGATAACTGATCTATATCATGAATATTTATATATTCTTGTGTAATTTTTTTGTGTGGAACAGCTATAATTTTCTGATCTTCTCCTGATTCATCCTCCATATTTAATAATCCTATTGGATTACATCGAATTATTGATTTCGGTTGAATAGGGTAAGGAGTAGGTATTAATATATCTAATGGATCTCCATCAAGAGAAAGAGTTTTATTAATAAATCCATAGTTGCAAGGATAAAACATAGTTGTAGGTATAAATCTATCTACATATAACATAAAATAAGATTTATGTAATTCATATTTAACTGGACTAGAATAAGCTGGAATTTCAATAATTCCATATATATCATCAGGAATATTTTTTCCTGCTGGTATTTGAGTAAAATTTTTCATATTTTTGAATGTAATATTTTTTAAACATAAAAATTTACTTTTTAGAATAATAAATTTTTAGTTATAAAAGTTTTTAAGGTAAGTATTATTATTTAATTTTATTTTTATAAATTTATAAAAATAGTATTTGTATATATAGATATTTATTAAAAATAAAAAGTAAATTATATATTATAATGTATAATAAAATTTATTTAAAAAATATATATTTATATTTTTTTATTTTTTATTTATATATATTTAATTAAGGATTTGTAATGTTATCTTCTTATAATATACAACAAGATTTAAATATTTTAATTAGTAATATACAGCAAGCATTATTATATTTAAAGAAAAATGTTTCAAGTGGAATGATTATAATAAAAAAAACATATTCTTTAATTATTTCTAGTAGATATGGAATTATAGATAATATTGAATCATTTAATTATGTTAGTAGTTTAGTAACCATATATAATAATTTTCGTCAATCTTCTGTTTTTTCTAATAAAATATCTTTTTTAGAAATTTGTAAATCGATTGATAGATCTATCAGTATATCTAAATATACAGAAATGGATAAATGTTTTGGATTACCTGATATAAATTTATTATTTGATCATAAAAAAAAAATAAATTTATTTTTTCCTAAATTATTTAATTTAGATGAAATAAAGAATTTAGTAGATTTAACTAATTCTGCAGCTTTAAATTTTGATTCTAAAGTTATTAATATAGAAGGATCAGTTTTTGAATATTCAATTGATATAAATATTTTAGGAAATAGTTTAGGTTGGATAGATTCTTATTTGTCTACATGCAATTATTTATCTAGTCATGTTATTGCACGTTATAAAAATTTTATGGAAAGAGATTTTAGTTATTCAGTATCAAGAGATTTTAATGATTTAGATGATCCTGAAAAAGTAGGTCAAGATAGTGCTAAGAAAAGTATTGCAAGATTAAATTCAAAGAAGATATCTACACAGATTTCTCCTGTTATATTTATTTCTGACATTGCCAATGAATTATTTTCTTATTTAATCGATGCTATTAATGGGTATTCTGTATATAAAAAATCATCTTTTTTATTATGTTATTTAAATAAAAAAATATTTCCTTTTTGGCTAAATATTTTTGAAGATCCTTTTATAAATAAAGGTTTATCATCCCGTTTATTTGATAATGAAGGTGTAGCAACAAAAAAGAGAAAAATTATAGAAAATGGTATTTTAAAAACATGGTTATTAGATACTTATTCATCAAATAAATTAAATATAGAAAATACAGGACATTCTGGAGGAATATATAACTGGATAGTATCTAGCACGCAATTAACTCAATCATTTGATGATATTTTACATACTATGAATCGAGGTGTTTTAATAACAGAATTATTAGGCGATAGTATAAATATAATTACTGGCAATTATTCATTTGGAATTTGTGGTTTTTGGATTGAAGATGGAATAATAAAATATCCTATTCATGGAATTACTATATCTGGTAATCTAATTAATACATGGAATAATATTATATTAATAGCTAATGATATTAATAAAAAAAATAATATTCAATGTTCTTCAGTATTGATTGACAAAATACAAATTTCTGGATATTAATATTTAATCTGAATAAATTTATATATTTAATATATTTTATACTAATGAAGTTGATCTATAAGCCGGGTTCTGTTAAAAACAGTCATTTATCTAGATTAATAATTGCTTATTAATTCTTAGCGGTCTACCCGGAGAGGTTTTATGCGGGTACATTCTCCTACTTGACCTTGCTCCTAGTGGAGTTTACCATGCCAAATTTGTTACCAAATTTTGCGGTGCGCTTTTACCGCACCATTTCACCTTTTCCTATTAAAATATTTTTTATTTATTAATAATAAATATTTTATATTGGTAGTTTATTTTCTGTTGTACTTTTCGTAAGATTTCTCTTCCCAGGTGTTACCTGGCACTATACCCGTTGGAGCCCGGACTTTCCTCTGTTTAATAAATTTAATTATACAGCGACTGTTCAATCAACTTCATTATATTTTTTTTTAATTATATTATTATATAGTATATTTTTATTGAAACCACATATTTTTGCAGTTATTTTTATAGCTGTACTTTTTTTCATTTCTTTTTTTAAGATATTAAAAATATTTAATATTTTAGAAGATAAAATATTATCTTTATTTTTTTTTTTTCCATCAATTAGGATAGTTATTTCTCCTTTTTCCCAATAGATGTTATTTTCTATAATATTAAGTATTTCTTTTACAGTGCCTTTTTTTATATTTTCCCATTTTTTAGTCAATTCTTTTGCAATGACTATTTTTCTTTTTGAACCCATTATTTTTTTTATTAACTTTATTGTATGAATTAACCTTTTTGGTGATTCATATAAAATAATTGTACGTATTTCTTTGCATAAAGAATTTATTTTCTTTTCACATGATTTTTGTTTTTTTGGCAAAAATCCTTCATAACAGAATTGATTAGTTTTTAAACCTGAAGCACTGAGAGCTGTAATTGCTGCACAAGCTCCTGGTAAAGGAACAACTCGAATATTATTATAATACGCATGTTTAACTAATAAATAACCTGGATCGTTAATAACAGGAGTTCCTGCGTTTGAAACAATTGCAATATTTTTACCATTATTTAACATGATAATATATTTATTTTTTTTTTCTTTTTCATTACATGTATTTAATTTTAATAGTTTGTTTTTAATAGAAAAATATTTTAATAAAATAGATGTATGTTTTATGTTTTCAGAAATAATATAATCAACTTTTTTTAAAATATTAATTGATCTATATGTTATATCTAATAAATTTCCAATAGGAGTGGGAACAATATATAATAAACCAATATTATTTTTTTTTTATACATGATATTTAATTTACCCAATTTTATTTATTTTAGTTAATTATAATAGAATTAATTTTTTATTTTTAATAAATTATTTAATATTATTAATATTTTATTTATAATTTATTATATTAACATTTTTATTATATCATATGTTTAATAAACATAATGTATTTCTAAATAATTAATAATATTTTTTTATTTATTAAAATTAAATTATATTTATTTAAATGTAAAAATTTTATTAGTGATTCTATTTATATAAAAAATTTATTTAATATTATTTTTTAGTAAAAAATATTGTTATTTAAGGAGAAGAAATATTGAAAAGAGCGGTAATTACAGGTTTTGGAATTATTTCTAGTATTGGTAGTTTAGAAAAAAAAATTGTTAGATCATTAAAAAATGGTATTTCAGGAATAGTATTTTCTAAGATTATGAAAGAATATGGTTTATATAGTACAGTTTGGGGTGGAATATCTATAAAAAGAATTAAAGAAATACCTAAAAGATTTTTGCGATTTATGAATCTTGCATCTATGTATTCATATATTTCTATGAAAGATGCTATTCAAGATAGCAATTTATATCCTGATATATATATGAAAAATCCTAGAGTAGGTATTATTGTAGGATCAGGAAGTGGAGCTGCTCAATTTTATAGATCAATTTTTCAAATTCATAATAATCGTATTAATAAAATTAGTCCATATTCTGCTATTAAAAATATGTCTTCTTCTATTTCAGCTTGTTTAGGATCTTTTTTTAAGATTTATGGAATTAACTATGCTATTAGTTCAGCTTGTTCAACTTCTGCGAATTGTATTGGACATGCTTATGATTTAATTTCTTCTGGAAAACAAGATATTATTTTCGCTGGAGGAGGAGAAGAATTGAGTGTGGAGTTAGCTTCTCAATTTGATGCTATGAGAATTTTATCTATGAATTTTAATAAAACACCAGAATTTTCTTCTAGAGCATTTGACCAAAATCGTGATGGATTTGTTATTTCTGGTGGTAGCGGTATAATAGTTTTAGAAGAATTAAATTCTGCTTTATTAAGAAAAGCTAATATTTATGCAGAAGTTATTGGTTATGGAACTACTTGTGATGGAGATAGCATAATATATCCTTCCGGAGAAGGTTTTGTACGTTGTATGAATAATGCAATAAAACATATTGATAGTTCTATTGATTATATTAATGCTCACGGTACATCTACTAAAATAGGTGATGTTAAAGAATTAAATGCTATAAAAAAGGTTTTTAAAAAACATGGTATTCCTTATATATCATCTACTAAATCTATTACAGGTCATTCTTTAGGAGCTGCAGGAGTACAAGAAATTATTTATACTATGTTAATGTTAAAATACAATTTTATTGCTCCTAGTATTAATATAAATAATCTAGATTTTTCAGCTTTAAATATGAATGTTGTTCGAAAACCTATAGATAAGGTTATTAATATAGCTATGTCAAATAGTTTTGGTTTTGGCGGAACTAATGTTAGTTTAGTAATAAAAAAATATAATTGATAATAAAGAATATTTTTTTAAATATTATTTAATATTTATTTTAAATTTTTTTATATCATTTCATTTTTATATTAAAAACGATATAATTTACTTATTATAAGTGCTATTTTTTAGTATGATAATAAAAATTATTTTTCATATATTTTATTATTAACGTGTTATAAATATAAATTTTATTTATTAATTTTTAATATTATATGAGTGTATGTATGAATCAATTAGATTATTTAAAAAAATATTCTACTATAGTAGTAGATAGCGGTGACATAGAGTGCATAAAGAAATATCATCCTAGTGATGCAACTACTAATCCAACATTAATTTTAAAAAGTGTTTTATCTAAAAAATATGAATATATTATTGATAATTCTATAAAATATGCAAAAAGTATTAGCAGTTCTATAGATGATCAAGTAAATTATGCAAGTGATATGGTGTCTGTAGGATTTGGTGTAGAAATTTTAAAAAATATTCCAGGATATATATCAACCGAAATTGATGCACGTTTGTCTTTTAATACTGAAAAATGTATTCAAAAATCTATACAAATAATACAATTATATAAAAATTATGGAATTGATGTATCTAGAGTATTAATAAAATTAGCTGCTACTTGGGAATGTATTCAAGCAGCAAGAGAATTAAAAAAAATAGGTATTAAGTGTAATTTAACATTGTTATTTTCTTTTGCTCAAGCTCGTGCCTGTGCAGAATCAGGTGTATTTTTAGTTTCTCCTTTTGTTGGTCGAATTTATGATTGGTATCAAAAATCTTTTATTAATTCTGAGTATTGTTCTGAACTAGATCCAGGTGTAATAGCATTGAAAAAAATCTTTATTTATTATAAAAAATATAGGTATAAAACTATTATTATGGGTGCAAGTTTTCGTAGATTAGAACAAATTTTAGCATTATCTGGATGTGATCGTATTACTATATCTTTAGATTTATTAGAGCAGTTAAAAATGAAAAAAGATAAGTTTTTAAAACAATTAGATGTTAATAAAATTAATACAGTATTAATTAAACCAAGTCCTTTATCAGAGTCTGAATTTAGATTTTTGCATAATCAAGATGCTATGGCTGTTGAAAAATTATCTGAAGGTATTCGACAATTTAGTTCTGATCAAATACGATTAGAAAAATTTTTACTAAATAAATTATAATTTTTAAAAATATTAAAAAACATTTTTAATTTTTTAAAAATTTATTTTATCAAGGAAAGAAATATGTTATCTAGAAGACACTTATCAAATGCAATACGAATTTTAAGTATAGATGCTATTCAAAAAGCACAATCAGGTCATCCTGGAGCTCCTATGGGTATGGCAGATATTGCTGAAGTATTATGGCGTGATTTTTTTAAACATAATCCAAATAACCCTTTATGGTGTGATCGTGATAGATTTATTTTATCTAATGGTCATGCTTCAATGTTATTATATAGTGTTTTGCATCTTTCAGGATATAAAATATCTATAGAAGATATAAAAAATTTTAGACAATGTTTTTCTAAAACACCAGGTCATCCTGAAGTACACTGTACTCCAGGAGTAGAAATTACTACAGGTCCATTAGGTCAGGGGTTAGCTTCTGGTGTAGGAATGGCTATTGCTGAAAAATTATTATCACAATATTTTAATAGAAAAAATTTTAATATTATAAATCATTATACATGGGTTTTTTCTGGAGATGGATGTTTAATGGAAGGAATTTCTCATGAAGTTTGTTCTTTAGCTGGAACATTAGAGTTAGGTAAGTTAATTGTTTTTTATGATAAAAATGGTATTTCTATTGATGGTGAAGTATCTGATTGGTTTACTGATGATACAAAAAAACGTTTTTTATCTTATAATTGGCACGTAATTGAAATTAATGGTCATGATTCAGAGGAAATTATTTATTCTATTAAAATAGCTAAAA
The nucleotide sequence above comes from Buchnera aphidicola (Cinara curvipes). Encoded proteins:
- the rpmG gene encoding 50S ribosomal protein L33, translated to MAKSNRIKIKLISTSGSKHYYTTTKNKRNQVNKLKLKKYDPILKKHYLYEEKKIK
- a CDS encoding flagellar biosynthetic protein FliQ; translated protein: MNQEFLITLFQDSIKFALLLSSPCLLSALLSGVLISIFQSSVQINEPTFSFIPKIISVFFSFIVFGPWMLQLTLNYIKNIFHIISLIN
- a CDS encoding beta-ketoacyl synthase N-terminal-like domain-containing protein, producing MKRAVITGFGIISSIGSLEKKIVRSLKNGISGIVFSKIMKEYGLYSTVWGGISIKRIKEIPKRFLRFMNLASMYSYISMKDAIQDSNLYPDIYMKNPRVGIIVGSGSGAAQFYRSIFQIHNNRINKISPYSAIKNMSSSISACLGSFFKIYGINYAISSACSTSANCIGHAYDLISSGKQDIIFAGGGEELSVELASQFDAMRILSMNFNKTPEFSSRAFDQNRDGFVISGGSGIIVLEELNSALLRKANIYAEVIGYGTTCDGDSIIYPSGEGFVRCMNNAIKHIDSSIDYINAHGTSTKIGDVKELNAIKKVFKKHGIPYISSTKSITGHSLGAAGVQEIIYTMLMLKYNFIAPSININNLDFSALNMNVVRKPIDKVINIAMSNSFGFGGTNVSLVIKKYN
- the rpmB gene encoding 50S ribosomal protein L28; this translates as MSKICQITKKKSMLGQNRSHSMNATKKKFSLNIQYHKFWIPEEKKSVRIRISAKGLRMINKFGISEIYKKYII
- the ppa gene encoding inorganic diphosphatase, which produces MKNFTQIPAGKNIPDDIYGIIEIPAYSSPVKYELHKSYFMLYVDRFIPTTMFYPCNYGFINKTLSLDGDPLDILIPTPYPIQPKSIIRCNPIGLLNMEDESGEDQKIIAVPHKKITQEYINIHDIDQLSILLKKQIIHFFKNYKKLEKNKTVIIKGWKNAKEAKLEIKNSIDRYKKKNKFQKNY
- the tal gene encoding transaldolase — encoded protein: MNQLDYLKKYSTIVVDSGDIECIKKYHPSDATTNPTLILKSVLSKKYEYIIDNSIKYAKSISSSIDDQVNYASDMVSVGFGVEILKNIPGYISTEIDARLSFNTEKCIQKSIQIIQLYKNYGIDVSRVLIKLAATWECIQAARELKKIGIKCNLTLLFSFAQARACAESGVFLVSPFVGRIYDWYQKSFINSEYCSELDPGVIALKKIFIYYKKYRYKTIIMGASFRRLEQILALSGCDRITISLDLLEQLKMKKDKFLKQLDVNKINTVLIKPSPLSESEFRFLHNQDAMAVEKLSEGIRQFSSDQIRLEKFLLNKL
- the rsmI gene encoding 16S rRNA (cytidine(1402)-2'-O)-methyltransferase — its product is MGLLYIVPTPIGNLLDITYRSINILKKVDYIISENIKHTSILLKYFSIKNKLLKLNTCNEKEKKNKYIIMLNNGKNIAIVSNAGTPVINDPGYLLVKHAYYNNIRVVPLPGACAAITALSASGLKTNQFCYEGFLPKKQKSCEKKINSLCKEIRTIILYESPKRLIHTIKLIKKIMGSKRKIVIAKELTKKWENIKKGTVKEILNIIENNIYWEKGEITILIDGKKKNKDNILSSKILNIFNILKKEMKKSTAIKITAKICGFNKNILYNNIIKKKYNEVD
- a CDS encoding flagellar biosynthetic protein FliR, which encodes MTRIFSVLNYSKIFNNMHVNITTKIILVYLISNLLTPFISDFQYSIYTIDFFVALFYQVLIGIMIGFLLQCLSVCMIFIGEIISSQTGLSFSVFFNLGYSFYSVVISRILNIFFLFLFFIYNAHLNLVVFLVKSFYVFPLHEKFVDQSVFFSLIKFFSNIFISGIRSVLPILFFFLIFYIAFMMFNRLSPNSSLFSSFLIIIFICGLILLKYSIYHLYFLGKFIIKHLFNYLKDYIVQYLSN
- a CDS encoding metallopeptidase TldD-related protein, which codes for MLSSYNIQQDLNILISNIQQALLYLKKNVSSGMIIIKKTYSLIISSRYGIIDNIESFNYVSSLVTIYNNFRQSSVFSNKISFLEICKSIDRSISISKYTEMDKCFGLPDINLLFDHKKKINLFFPKLFNLDEIKNLVDLTNSAALNFDSKVINIEGSVFEYSIDINILGNSLGWIDSYLSTCNYLSSHVIARYKNFMERDFSYSVSRDFNDLDDPEKVGQDSAKKSIARLNSKKISTQISPVIFISDIANELFSYLIDAINGYSVYKKSSFLLCYLNKKIFPFWLNIFEDPFINKGLSSRLFDNEGVATKKRKIIENGILKTWLLDTYSSNKLNIENTGHSGGIYNWIVSSTQLTQSFDDILHTMNRGVLITELLGDSINIITGNYSFGICGFWIEDGIIKYPIHGITISGNLINTWNNIILIANDINKKNNIQCSSVLIDKIQISGY